Proteins encoded by one window of Moorella humiferrea:
- a CDS encoding S1 RNA-binding domain-containing protein gives MSIAVGTVVEGVVSGITRFGAFVELPGGLTGLVHISEVADTYVKDVKDFLKERDRVKVKVINIDENGKIGLSIKQADPNYNENRRENRRRRAAASTSFEDKLARFLKESDERLQDLRRHTEARRGGRSARQ, from the coding sequence ATGTCCATCGCCGTAGGCACCGTGGTAGAAGGAGTGGTCAGCGGGATCACCCGGTTCGGTGCCTTTGTTGAACTGCCAGGAGGCCTTACGGGCCTGGTCCATATTTCCGAGGTGGCCGATACCTATGTGAAGGACGTCAAAGATTTCCTGAAGGAGAGGGATCGGGTTAAGGTTAAAGTCATCAACATTGATGAAAACGGCAAAATCGGACTCTCAATTAAACAGGCGGATCCCAATTACAACGAAAACCGACGGGAGAACCGCCGCCGTCGCGCCGCCGCCTCGACCTCCTTTGAGGATAAGCTCGCCCGCTTTTTGAAGGAAAGCGACGAACGGTTGCAGGATTTAAGGCGGCATACGGAAGCAAGGCGCGGGGGGAGAAGTGCAAGACAATGA